The following DNA comes from Enterocloster bolteae.
CAGATACTGACAGAGGTGTATGGCAATTACATGGAAATGCCGCCGGAGGACAAACGGGTGCCCACCCACTCCAGCCAGCAAATCCGTATTTTTGATTAGAGCGTGCCGGAGCGGGGGTCAGACACGCACTGGGGGGATGAGGACAGAGAGATTGGCAGCATATGTAAACATGCCCCAGGAAAGGATTACAGACAAAAGAGATGGACAGGTTGTTATCAGTTGTGGTATCGGTCTACAACGAAGAAAAAGCATTGGAAGAATTTTACAGGGAAACCACACATGTGTTGGAACATATCAGCTGGGATTATGAGCTGCTTTTTGTCAATGACGGCAGCAGGGATGGAAGCCAGGACATACTGGACCGTATGGCCGCATCTGATTCAAGGGTCAGGGTGATAAGCTTTTCCAGGAACTTTGGACATGAGGCGGCCATGATAGCGGGACTGGACTACAGTAGGGGAGATGGCATCATCTGTATGGACGCGGACCTGCAGCATCCCCCGGAATGTATACCGGATATTCTGGCTAAGTTTGAGGAAGGATATCAGGTTATCAACATGGTCCGCACCAAAAACAGAACGGCAGGGCTGGTGAAGAACATCACTTCCTCCGGCTTTTACTGGCTTATCAACCGGATTTCGGATGTACACTTTGAGGCAAATGCCTCTGACTTTTTTGCAGTCTCGCGCCATGTGGCCCAGGTGCTGAAGAACAGCTACAGGGAGAAGGTGCGTTTCCTCAGAGGCTATGTGCAGAACGTAGGCTTTAAGAAAACCGCCATTGAGTATGAAGCAAGGGCCCGGGTGGCAGGGGAGAGCAAGTACAGCATCAAGAAGCTGTTTGTGTTTTCCATCAATACAATCCTGTGCTTTTCCAACATGCCCCTGAAGCTTGGTATCTACGCAGGCATATTCTCGGCCCTGCTGGGCTTGGCTGTCATGATATACACGCTCTGCACCAGAAAAGGTGCTCCCAGCGGCTATGCCACCATTGTGGTGTTGATTTGCTTTATGTTTGCCATGATGTTTGTGATTATCGGCATCATCGGTGAGTATATTGCGATTCTGTTTACGGAACTGAAGGACAGGCCGGTTTATATTGTGGATCGGACGGAGAATATAGTTCAGGGAGAGAACGCGGATTAGAATAAATAACGACATGAATAGGACCGCTGCGGCTGTGCATCAACAGGCACTGTGCCGCGGCGGTCTTTTTAATGCGCCGTTATACTAATTCCACGTCAATTCCCATACTTTCAAGCCGTTCCACATATTCCCCATCCAGTTCTTTTCCTACGATGATACGATGGATGCAGTCCAGCTGGCTGATATTAATGAAGGCACTGGCCTGGAATTTGGTGTGGTCGCAGAGAAGAATAACCTCTTTGCCGGACTTGATATATTGCTTTTTTATATTTGTATCATCAGTTATATAACTGAGCAGGCCTTGTTCCATGTCAACGGCATCAATGGAAAGAAATGTTTTGTTGACAGAGATGCTTCCCAGCATTTTTTCAGCAAAATAGCCGTAGGTGGAATTGAACCCTTTTCTGACCACTCCGCCCACCATCAGCAGAGTAGCATTGGGGAATATACTCACCTCAGAAGCAATGTGCAAATCATTGGTGACCACAGTCAGGTCAGGTATGTCATTGACAAGCTTTGCAAGCTCCAATACAGTGGTTCCGGAATCCAGAATGATTTTCTCGCCCGGACTGATATGTTCCCTGGCAGCTTTGGCAATGCGGGCCTTTTCATCTGCATTGGATTCCTTCTTTTTTACAAAGGAGGGTTCCAGGGATGTGTGGTTTGCAGACATGGCGCCGCCCCGGGTCTTTTGAATCAGTCCCTGGCAGGACAGCTCTTCTATATCCCTTCTGGCGGTTGCCTTGGATATATTCAGCTGACGCATCAGTTCCTCTGATGTCACTATTTTTTCTTTGTTGGTTATATCAACAATCGCCTGAAGGCGTTCTGCTTTCAACATGACAATTCTCCTTGATTCCTACTTATAAAAAACCTCTAATGCCTGAATCGCCTTTTTAAACTTCTCATACTTTTCTTTATAAAACACGGCCTTGGAAGAATCAGGGATGTATGTCCGGGACAAATGACACATCTTCTTCACGGCGCTATGAAAGTCGGGATAATATTCACAGGCAACCGAAGCGCAGATGGCAGCGCCTAAGGCCCCGCGTTCCTTTCCTTCCATTACCTGTATGGGCAGCTGAAGGATATCAGCCAGTATCTGGGTCCATACAGGTGAATTAGTGATGCCTCCTGATAAACGGATTTGCTTTTGGGGATGTATGGTGCCGGTTAATTTCTCAATGTGGTAGCAGGAGGAAAAAAGGATTCCC
Coding sequences within:
- a CDS encoding glycosyltransferase family 2 protein, whose protein sequence is MDRLLSVVVSVYNEEKALEEFYRETTHVLEHISWDYELLFVNDGSRDGSQDILDRMAASDSRVRVISFSRNFGHEAAMIAGLDYSRGDGIICMDADLQHPPECIPDILAKFEEGYQVINMVRTKNRTAGLVKNITSSGFYWLINRISDVHFEANASDFFAVSRHVAQVLKNSYREKVRFLRGYVQNVGFKKTAIEYEARARVAGESKYSIKKLFVFSINTILCFSNMPLKLGIYAGIFSALLGLAVMIYTLCTRKGAPSGYATIVVLICFMFAMMFVIIGIIGEYIAILFTELKDRPVYIVDRTENIVQGENAD
- a CDS encoding DeoR/GlpR family DNA-binding transcription regulator, whose translation is MLKAERLQAIVDITNKEKIVTSEELMRQLNISKATARRDIEELSCQGLIQKTRGGAMSANHTSLEPSFVKKKESNADEKARIAKAAREHISPGEKIILDSGTTVLELAKLVNDIPDLTVVTNDLHIASEVSIFPNATLLMVGGVVRKGFNSTYGYFAEKMLGSISVNKTFLSIDAVDMEQGLLSYITDDTNIKKQYIKSGKEVILLCDHTKFQASAFINISQLDCIHRIIVGKELDGEYVERLESMGIDVELV